The genome window TCGCGTCGCGCCTCGCGGCGACGCTCCTCGAGCGGCACGCGTACGCGACGCGGGCGGAGGTGCGCGTCGAGGCGGACTACTTCCGCGAGCGCCGCACGCCGCTCGGCGCGCCCAGCCTCGAGGTGTACCACCTCGTCGCCGGCGCGGACGCGGAGCGGGGCGGCGCGGCGCGCCGGTCGATCGGCGTCGAGGTCTTGGGGATGACCGCGTGTCCCTGCGCGATGGAGGGGACGCGACACCTCCTTGAGGAGCGGGGCGTCCGCGTGCCCGAGATGCCGACGGTGACGCACAACCAGCGCAACCGCGTGAGCCTCGTGCTGGACTTCACGACGGGCGCGGTCGAGGCGGACGACCTCGTGGACATCTGCGAGCAGTCCCTGTCGGCGCCCACGTTCGAGTACCTGAAGCGCGGCGACGAGGCCACGCTCGTCCTGCAGGCGCATGCGCATCCCCGGTTCGTCGAGGACGTCGTGCGCGAGGTCCTCGCGCGCGTCGTCAAGGCGTACGGCCAGCTTCCCGCGGATACGCTCGTGGTGGCCCGGAGCGAGGCGGAGGAGTCCATCCACAAGCACAACGCGTACGCGGAGCGCGTGACGACGCTCGAGGAGCTCAGGAGCTAGCGGCGGCCTGCGAGGCGGCCGTGTCGTAGCGCTCGGTCGGGAAGTAGCGCACGAGCTTGCCTTCCCGGAGCTTGCGGACGAGGGCGACGGACTCGAGCCGGCGGACGTGCCACAGGACGGTGGAGGACGAGACGCCGAGGCGGTCGCCGGCCTCCTTCTGGGTCATGCCCGGGTTGTTGCGGATGAGCGCCGCGACGTCGGCCGTGCGCGGGAGGCGCAGCACGGCCACCACGTCCTTGCGCTCGTCCGTGGGAGCCGCGCCGTTCGCGAAGTACCGGCGGTACTTGCCGTACTTGCGCGAGGTGACGAAGCGGCGGCGCTCGAGCTTGAGGAGGTGGTGGGTGACGGTGCCCCAGGCGAGGCCGAGGCGGTTCGCGACGTCCTTCGTGGACACGCCGGGCTCCGCCTTGATGAGCGCGAAGATGCGGGCGCGGTTCTCGTCGTCGAGGAGCTCGTCGTCGCTGATGAAGGAGTAGAGCCCGAGGCCGAGGAGGCCGAACTTGAGTCCGCGCCAGGCGAGCCACCCGGCAAGGCCGGAGGCTGCGGCGCCCGCCGCGACGACGAGGACGGTGGTCGCGGGGAGCCCCTCGTCCGCGGGGGCCGGGACCGACGCCACGTCGACCTCCGCGGGGGCCGCCGAGGCGCCTTGCTCGAAAAGGCCGACGTCGGCTTCGACCTCGAGCCTCCGGATCTCGATGCCGGCCGCGTAATCCACGTGGCCTTTGCTGCACGAGGGCGAGGCTGCGTCCGCGACGCGGCACGCCGGACCTTCGAAGGCGAGGTCGACGTCCTTCACGGCGACGTCCGCCGCCGCGCCCGCGTCGAGGTCGCGCTGGGCGAGGCGGTCGGTGTCCGCGACGAGGTCGGTACCCTCGACCTTGAAGTCATGGCGGCCGAGGCCGATCTCCTCGGCGGCGGCGGGCGCCGCGAAGGCGACGAGGACGGCGACGATGACGAGGACGCGCGACGTCAAGAGTTGAAGCCCCCTTGGCTGTGCCAAGTCGTCGCACGAGTCGTTTTGGCGTTATAAGACCCTTGCGGTCGCAAGGTTCAATCGTCGCCCCGGGCGCTCACGACGTGCGCGTCGTCTTCGACTCGGCCGCCTCGGCGGGACGGCGCTCGGCGAGGCCGTTCACGGTCTCGAGGGCGGTCTCCTCCTCCTCGAGCGTCTCCTCGAGGAGGTCCACCGCTTCCTCGTGGCCGAGGTTCCGCGCGAGGCGGATGAGGCTCTCGTACGCGGTGATCTCGTAGCGCTCGGTCTTCGCCGCGGCCGAGAGGTTGAACATCTCGAGCACGGGGGGCGCGGGATTCTTCCGGCCGAAGGAGCGCTTCTCCTCCAGGAGCCCGTCGATGCCCTCGCAACCCTCGCCCCGGCTGGGCTCCTTTCCGATCATCTCGAAGATCTGGTCGAGGCGACCGATCTGGTTCTGCGTCTCCTCGCGGTGGGATTCGAAGGCTTCCTTCGCCTCGCGATCCTTCGTCTCCTTCGCGAGCGTTCCGAGCGCCTCGACGAGCTTGTGCTCGGCGTCGTAGATGTCCTTGAGTTCGTGCGCGAAGAGTTCGGCCGGCGACGAGATCTTTTCCGCCATGGCCCGCCCGAAAGGGGCCGGAGGCTGTGGGTCTTATGGAACGATCCGAGGCAGAGGGGTCCCGCTTTCCGCGTCTCACGGACGCCTCAAGGAGGCCCGGGGATCCGCAGACCTTCACGCACGTGGACGGCGGGTCCGCTCCGGAAGTAGGGAATCTCCGAAGGCGCAAGCGTGAGCTGCCCGCATCCGACGAGGTTGTCGGCGCCGTCGACCACGAGGCACTCGTCCCCCGCCCGGAGGGCCGGATCGCACGCGAGGACGAACTTCGCGAAGGCGCTCTTCCCGTCGCGGTTGAACGGGACCGAGTCGTCGTGCACGACGACCCTGAGGCGCGGGGCGGGGAGGGCGGCGTGGAGGCGCTTCGCCCCCGCGAGCTTGAGCGTGAAGTGCCCGTCCTCGGCGCGCATCGAAAGGACGTGCTCGCCGTCCACGTGGACGGTCCGGATCTTGTCCGTGCGGCGCGACTTGCCGACCTCGGCGTTTCCATCGAGAAGCGCGAGGCCCGCGCCGGGGCCGAACTGGTGGTCGGCGACGGCGCGCACGCGGAGAAGGTCGAAGTCCGCGCTCGCGGGGCCGTCGAACCCGTCCCCCGCGGCCTCGGCTTCGACGATCGCGACGCCGTGACGCTTCGCGAACTCCGTTTCGAAGGCGGCAAGCGTGTCGAACGCCTCCCGGTCCGGGTCGCGCGGCTCGACGCTCTGCGCGAACGGATAGGCTTCGTCGAGCTCGAACGGAACGAGCCCGAACATCGAGCGCACCGCGGGGGCGCATCGCGCGAGGTCGAGGCGCGCGAGGATCGGAGCGTACGTCATGCTCGCGGGCTTGGCGCCCGGGGGCATCACGACGACCGTCCGCCCGCGCGGGTCCCAGCGCGAAAGCAGCCGCTCGCGCGCGCGGCGCGCATCGGGGCGCGCGACGCTCTCGGGCCCCGCGTAGAAGAACGCGCTGCGCTTGGAGACGGGCTCGAGCGTCTCCAGCCAATCCGCGTGGCGCGCGATGGCCTTGAGCGCGTCGAGGAGCGCGGGATGCGCGCGAGCGCGCATCTCGACGAGCTCCCAGAGGTCGCCCGCGCGGATCGCCTGCCGCACGCGGCGGACCTCCGCGAACGAGACGCGCAGGTTGTGCTCCGCGAGGAGCGCCGTGCGCTCGGCCTCTGGGGCCTTCTTGAGCTCGGCGGCCGAGTACCGGGAACAAACCGCGCACGCGCACGGAATCTCCTCGAGATCGGCGAGGTGGCGCGTGCCGTCCTCGAAGATCATGCGGCCGTCCTTCGCGTACTTCGCGTAGCTCGCGGAGTCGAAGAAGTCGCAGCCGAGGAGCGCGGCGAAGGGGAACACGAGCGGGTGGCCCGCGCCGAAAAGGTGCACAGGACGGGAGGGATCGAGGTTCATCTTCGCGGCGACGATCGCGTCGACGAGGGTCGCGTAGCGCTGCTGCTCCATGAGCGGCACGACCCCGCCGATCGGGTGGAAGTCCGCCCCGATCGAAGCGTCGTCGCGATAGGCGCGCGCGCAGGCCGCGCGCAGGTCGGGATACACGGAGCCCTGCACGGTGCACGCGAGCGCCATCGCGTCGCCCTTGTCCGCGGTCGCCTCGCGCGCCCGGACGACGGTGCGGGCGACGTCGTCGGCGGCCTCGGCGTGCGTCCGGTCGGGCGTCGAGAAGATGTCGAGGATCGTGCCCACGTCGACGCCGATGTCGCGCTGGAACCGGACGATCTCGCGCGGGTCGATGTCGAGCCCGTCGCCGTACACGTAGGTCTGGAACGTGCCCGAATCCGTCATGACGGGCCCGTCCCAGCCGATCACGCTCCGCACGCCCTCCGCGAGCGCCCTCTCCCGCAGCGCCTCCTTCTTGCGGATGATGTAGGAGTTCGTGATGACCATCTCGGCGCCCATCGCGCGCATGGCCGAGGCCTCGATGAGGCGGAGATTCGGATTGATGACGGGAAGGAGGGTCGGCGTGGTCACGACGCCGTGGGCCGTCTTGAAGCGGCCGAGTCGTCCGGCGCCGTCGCGCGCGACGATCTCGAAGGTGGGGCGCACACGTCGCGGAGGCCGAAGCCCCCGAAATAGGCTTCGGGCGCTAATCGAACCGGACGACGTCGATGCGGTGCAGGGGGACGAGCGCGCGCTCGCGCCCCGCGTCGTCGAAGAAGCGGACGACGGACGCGTCCGATTCGCTGCGCACGGCGCCTTCCACGACGAACTCCCGCGCGGTGTCCTCGACGGGCACGTCGACGGGGATGCGGCCCCCAGGGGACGCGCCGAAGGCGGACAGCGCCTGCGCCATCTGCGCGCCCATCGATTGGGAAAGATCGCCCGGACCCGGGAGGAGTCGCACGATGGCCTTCATGGTTCCGCGGAGGCGCGGATCGGACAAGAAGCTGTCGCCGAACCCGTCCAACAACCCACCATGGTAGCCTCGGGGAGGTCTAGGAAATGAACCAGAATCGATAACGGAAGCCAATTCCTCGTCCGCCCGTTCGCCATGACCGATTCGATGGTGTTGGTGGGGCCTGTCCGGCCCGCGCGCGGGACGATCGTTCCCGGATCGTCCCTCCGGGGCCGGCCGGTTGTCGGGGACGTCGTCGCCTGCGAGGGCTGCGGCTACACGTACGTCCGCCGCAGCGCCGGCCCCGCGGGCGCCTCGTGCCGGCGATGCGGGCTCGCGGGCCTTGCGCGATGGAGGCCCGGGCCCTCCGACCGGCAATCTTTATGACCTGTCTTACGAATCGCAAGGGTCGGGATCGCGCAGGCGCCGCCCTGCGTGGGAGGTGAAGACGATGCCGGTGACGGATGCGAGGATCGCTCGGCTCAGGGAATTCGGCCTCAGCGAATACGCCGCGCGCGCTTATCTCGCGCTCCTCGACCTCGGCGTGACCGAGGCGCGCGACGTCTCCGCGCTCGGGAAAGTCCCGACGAGCAAGATCTACCACGTGCTCGACCAGCTCCACGCGAAGGGCCTCGTGGAGATTCTCCCGGAGTTCCCGAAGAAGTACGCGCCCCTTCCCTTCGCCGCGTTCCTCGATGCGCTCACGCGCGAGCACGAGACGGCGGTCGCCACCATCCGTCTCGGTCGCGAGAAGCTCGAAGAGGAGTTCCGCATCTTCGGCGACGCCGACGTCGGAGACCGCGGAGCGTTCTCCGTCATCCGCGGCCGCCGCAACGTGATGGCGAAGATCCGCGAGATCATGAGCGGCGCCGAGTCCGAGGTCTTCGTTCTCGGGACGCCGCGCGGATCTTCCCGGGTCCGATACCTGAACGACGTCGTGAACGACGTGGTCGCCCGCGGCGTCAAGATCCGCGTGCTGTCGCCGATCACGCCGGATTCGCTTCCCCGCCTTCTTCGATTCGCGAACCGGGCCGAGATCCGCGGTCGAACGACGGAGACGGCCGAAGGTCTCAACGTCGGCATCTACATCGCCGACAACCGGCGCGCGCTCGTCGTCACCTTCGTTCCGGACGACGAGAGCCCCGTCGCGGGCAAGGACGTCGGCTTCATCACGGACCAGGCGGCCGTCGTCGCCTCGCTCATGGCGCTCCTCGAGCCCCAGTGGGCGAAGTCGCCGGAGCTCGCCCTCGAGCGCCGCATCATCGAGGAAGGGGCCGAGCGTCCGTTCACGAACATCATCTCGGGCGAGAAACCCGTCCGGGACGCCCACGCCGCCTCGCTCGCGCGGGGCGCGCGTCGGATCCGGTATGCGTCGGCGATGCCGCAGCGGATCCTGACCGAAGTGGACCGGGCGAACACGACCGCGCTCGTGAACGGGGGCGTCACGCTTCTCGTCATCACCAACATCGATTCGATCGACGCCTTGCGGAGCATCGAAAGCTTCGGGGCCGATATCAGCGGCGCGATCGAGTGGCGGCACCTCGATCCGGACGCGTTCAGCCGGTTCACCATCTACGACGACCGGGAAGCGCTCTTCTCCGTCGGTCCGACGTCGAACCCCACCGGAAACCTCGAAGGCGAGGTGTGGATCCACACGAACAACCCGACCACGGTCAAGGCGCTCTGCGAGGCGTTCGACCGGCGGTGGTCCGATTCCGTCTCGCTTGAGCAGCGCCGGCGCGAGCTCGAGATCTTCCCGCGCGTGACCCCCCGCGCGGTCGGCATCGGCCGCCTGTTCGACTCGATCCGCGACGCCGTGGTCGTCGCGGACGCGGAAGGGAGGATCCTCTTCGGCAACGCGGCCGCGCAGTCGCTCATGGGGTGGCCCCGCCGGGACCTCGCGAAGCTCACCCTCGGCGACATTTTTCCCGACGGGCTCCCCGAAACCCCGATCCTTCCGACGGGCTCCCCGGACGCGCCCGTCCTCCCGGCGAAGGCGCGCCTCAAGGACGGTGTCGCGACCGTGGAGGTCACGCAGACGCGCTTCGAGGACGGTACGTCGCCCCTCACGGTCGTGATGGCGCGGAACCGGTCGCCCCTGCCGAAGCCGTGATCTGCATCGCGACGAACGTCGCGGTGACCCCGACCAGGTCGAGATAACGATCGAAGCCGAGCCGGAGCGCCACGAGGCCCACGGTCGCCGTGCCGGCGAGGGCCGCGACCTCGTCGAGAAGGGCGGTTCCCGCCTCGACGGGCGCATCGACCTCGCGGGGGAGCGAGAGCGCCGCTCCGGCGGCCGCAAGCACCGTGGTGACCGCGCCGAGGGCGAGAAGCACGGTGACGACGAGCCGCGCAAGCTGCACTCGCTTCGCGTGGCGCGTCGCCTTGTGGAACCGGCGCTTGAGCGCGGCGACGTCGCGTTCGCGCGGCGCGCGAGCGAGCTCCGCCGTGAAGCTCTCCATGAGGTCGAACCGGCTCTTCAAGAACCATCGCGCGAAGGAAAGGGCCTCGTCGCCCACGTCCTCGAGGTGGAAGCGCGACACGTCGTCCCGGGCCATGCGGCGCGAAGGGAGGGGGGCGGGATGGGCCTTTCGGCCCCGATTGTTCAACAACCTGCGAGGAAAGCTTATGGCGTCCCCTCAAGGTGGAGCAGGCGGTGTCCACGTGTCCTCCCGCCTGACGCTCCTTGTCGCCCTGCTCGTCGCGGCCGTGCCCTTCGCCGGGTGCCTCGGCGCCGCCCCCGCTCCCGACGCGGGCGACGGAAAGCTCGCAAAGGACAACACGACGGCCGACGAGGATCCCGCCGACATCCCGGTGGACGACGGCCGGACGCCGCAGAACCTCTCGGCCGGCGAGCGCCCCCACCTCCACGATTATTGGGACGGGCAGGAGCGCGTGACGCTCTACGAGGACATCCTCGACCTCGACGCCGTGAACGCCCTGTTCTGGACCGTGTTCACGACGTATCTCGTCCGGGAGCCGATCGCGGGCGGGGCCTTCGTCCGCCTTCCCGAGGGGGCCATCGTCTACGAGGGCGCCGGAAAGATGGAGATCACGGTCTCGTGGAACGACCCGACCGTCACCGGGATGCGGTTCATCTACCGCCACGCGGGCGCGAAGGACATGAGCGACGCGTGGATCCCGCTTTCGAAGGGTCAGACCTACACGTTGGACCTGACGCCGGAAATGACGGACATGCCCCACGGCAAGACGAGCCGCTGGTTCTTCCTCTTCGCCGCGGCCGGCACGCCCGCCCTCGCGATCGGCCAGGTCAACCTCAAGATCGACATCGTTCGGATGCGCGACATCTCGCTCTTCCCGGGCCACCCCGACTTCTGGAAGGGCGCGAACGAGACGACGATCCTCGAGGCGAAGGGCGTCGCGAAGAGCGAGCAGGGCCCGCGCGCCGAGGTCAACCGGCGTCTCGACCCGCTCGCGCCGCCGCCCGGCGTCGTGCCCGGCGACAAGCCCGTTCCCATGGAGACGGTCAAGCTCCGCGGAACCGTCGTCGTCGAGGCCGTGAACCCGAGCAACCTGAAGGTCCACCATCTCCACCTGCTCGCGAAGGCCGCGGACGGCTGGGGATTCCGCGAGATGAAGCTCAACGCGTCCTCGCCGGACAAGAAGACGTGGACGTTCGAGCGCGAGGTCGAGATGAAGAACACCGACAGCCCCTACGCGCAGCAGAGCGCCTGGGAGTACCTCGTGCGCGCCGCCTACGAGCCCCCCGTTCCGGGCATGGCCCCCTGCGAGGACGGCTGCTACGACGCAGAACTCTCGTACGCGCTCACCGTCGTCGCCGTTAGGGGCGATATCGAGATGGATGACGGGACGTGAGGACGGGTTTAAGGCCCGATCCCCGCTTTGACGCCCGATGCCCCCGCGCCGCGCCGGCACCCTCAGCGTCCTTGTGAAGCACGACGCCGTGGCCCGCGAAGAGGGCGACCGCGTCCTCGCGGCGCTCAAGCGCGCCGGCGCGCGTTCGCAGGAGGTCTACCGCGCGAAGGACGCGAAGGGCGACCTGCTCATCGTCGTGGGCGACAGCGCGTTCCTCCTCTCGGCGTTCCACGAGGCGCCCTCCGACCTGCCCGTGCTCGGCGTCGGCGGGGCCGGATTCGGCGTCCTCACCGAGGTCACCGTCGCGCAGTTCGAGAGCTCCGTGAAGCGCATCCTCGCGGGCGACTGGTGGGTCGAGGAGGTCGACCGCATGAGCTGCCGCGTGGGCGGCGTCGAGCGCGCGGTCGCGCTCAACGAAGCCGCGCTCCTCGCGTCGACGCCCGGCCAGTTCGTGCGCCACACGCTGTGGGTCGGCGACGAGCTCATCTGGCGCGACCGCGGCGACGGTCTCATCGTCGCGACGCCCACGGGATCCACGGCGTACGCGCTCGCGGCTGGCGGGCCCGTCGTACTCGCGGACTCGAAGGTCTTCTCCGTCGTTCCCATCTGCTCGTCGGACCAGAACCGGCCGATGGTCGTAAGCCAAGAGGGGCGCCTGCGCGTCACGGAGGTGGCCGCCCCCTCGGGCGTCGATCTCGTCGTCGACGGGAGGGAGCGCATCCGGGTGGGTCGCAACGACACGGTCGAGATCGTGCGCGCGGAGAAGGGGGCGCCGTTCGTGCGGCTCGGGCCGAAGCACGTCGCGCAGCTCCTCGGCAAGCTCAAGCTCGAGCGCGAGCTGGACCCGCTGCTCAAGGATGCGCCGCCGTCCGCGAAATTCCTCTACAAGCTTCTCGAGTACGAGGGCGGCATGACGCAGGCCGAGATGGTGAAGGAGAGCAATCTCTCCGCGCGCACCGTCCGCAACGCGGTCGGGTATCTCCTCGCCCGCGGCGCG of Candidatus Thermoplasmatota archaeon contains these proteins:
- the tgtA gene encoding tRNA guanosine(15) transglycosylase TgtA, which codes for MRPTFEIVARDGAGRLGRFKTAHGVVTTPTLLPVINPNLRLIEASAMRAMGAEMVITNSYIIRKKEALRERALAEGVRSVIGWDGPVMTDSGTFQTYVYGDGLDIDPREIVRFQRDIGVDVGTILDIFSTPDRTHAEAADDVARTVVRAREATADKGDAMALACTVQGSVYPDLRAACARAYRDDASIGADFHPIGGVVPLMEQQRYATLVDAIVAAKMNLDPSRPVHLFGAGHPLVFPFAALLGCDFFDSASYAKYAKDGRMIFEDGTRHLADLEEIPCACAVCSRYSAAELKKAPEAERTALLAEHNLRVSFAEVRRVRQAIRAGDLWELVEMRARAHPALLDALKAIARHADWLETLEPVSKRSAFFYAGPESVARPDARRARERLLSRWDPRGRTVVVMPPGAKPASMTYAPILARLDLARCAPAVRSMFGLVPFELDEAYPFAQSVEPRDPDREAFDTLAAFETEFAKRHGVAIVEAEAAGDGFDGPASADFDLLRVRAVADHQFGPGAGLALLDGNAEVGKSRRTDKIRTVHVDGEHVLSMRAEDGHFTLKLAGAKRLHAALPAPRLRVVVHDDSVPFNRDGKSAFAKFVLACDPALRAGDECLVVDGADNLVGCGQLTLAPSEIPYFRSGPAVHVREGLRIPGPP
- the mptA gene encoding GTP cyclohydrolase MptA, producing the protein MPPSHLPDVQNFRAPHNFTLTRVGVTGVAKPITVARPGRAARTLLGTFDVAVDLPAEQRGTHMSRNVEAINATIDAFARETTAGLEELASRLAATLLERHAYATRAEVRVEADYFRERRTPLGAPSLEVYHLVAGADAERGGAARRSIGVEVLGMTACPCAMEGTRHLLEERGVRVPEMPTVTHNQRNRVSLVLDFTTGAVEADDLVDICEQSLSAPTFEYLKRGDEATLVLQAHAHPRFVEDVVREVLARVVKAYGQLPADTLVVARSEAEESIHKHNAYAERVTTLEELRS
- a CDS encoding DUF892 family protein — translated: MAEKISSPAELFAHELKDIYDAEHKLVEALGTLAKETKDREAKEAFESHREETQNQIGRLDQIFEMIGKEPSRGEGCEGIDGLLEEKRSFGRKNPAPPVLEMFNLSAAAKTERYEITAYESLIRLARNLGHEEAVDLLEETLEEEETALETVNGLAERRPAEAAESKTTRTS
- a CDS encoding winged helix-turn-helix transcriptional regulator, whose protein sequence is MTSRVLVIVAVLVAFAAPAAAEEIGLGRHDFKVEGTDLVADTDRLAQRDLDAGAAADVAVKDVDLAFEGPACRVADAASPSCSKGHVDYAAGIEIRRLEVEADVGLFEQGASAAPAEVDVASVPAPADEGLPATTVLVVAAGAAASGLAGWLAWRGLKFGLLGLGLYSFISDDELLDDENRARIFALIKAEPGVSTKDVANRLGLAWGTVTHHLLKLERRRFVTSRKYGKYRRYFANGAAPTDERKDVVAVLRLPRTADVAALIRNNPGMTQKEAGDRLGVSSSTVLWHVRRLESVALVRKLREGKLVRYFPTERYDTAASQAAASS
- a CDS encoding helix-turn-helix domain-containing protein, whose translation is MPVTDARIARLREFGLSEYAARAYLALLDLGVTEARDVSALGKVPTSKIYHVLDQLHAKGLVEILPEFPKKYAPLPFAAFLDALTREHETAVATIRLGREKLEEEFRIFGDADVGDRGAFSVIRGRRNVMAKIREIMSGAESEVFVLGTPRGSSRVRYLNDVVNDVVARGVKIRVLSPITPDSLPRLLRFANRAEIRGRTTETAEGLNVGIYIADNRRALVVTFVPDDESPVAGKDVGFITDQAAVVASLMALLEPQWAKSPELALERRIIEEGAERPFTNIISGEKPVRDAHAASLARGARRIRYASAMPQRILTEVDRANTTALVNGGVTLLVITNIDSIDALRSIESFGADISGAIEWRHLDPDAFSRFTIYDDREALFSVGPTSNPTGNLEGEVWIHTNNPTTVKALCEAFDRRWSDSVSLEQRRRELEIFPRVTPRAVGIGRLFDSIRDAVVVADAEGRILFGNAAAQSLMGWPRRDLAKLTLGDIFPDGLPETPILPTGSPDAPVLPAKARLKDGVATVEVTQTRFEDGTSPLTVVMARNRSPLPKP